The Candidatus Manganitrophus noduliformans genome includes a window with the following:
- a CDS encoding lysylphosphatidylglycerol synthase domain-containing protein: protein MKQETRNWINTIIGLVALIAAGLFLYRRFRTIDLAEVTAYLRSLEGMRLAIVGFWTTISYLVLTGYDWLALRFLKKRISYPRVALASFVGYSISKNLGISWLTGGSMRYRFYSRCGMDLKDVTKLVLFNTVTFLLGFFFWGGFSFLFYPLEETVVPFLPRSLFPVVGLLVWAIPLAYLGICSRSDKEIEFRGKRWSLPPFRIALSQLVLGTIDVFATLWILYLILPAGAVSIGTFIAAYFIVEVVAILTHAPGGIGVFESSMLVLLEGRLSEAALLSSLLLYRVIYFLIPMVIGIALLAIDEIRYRPRSLDAILRQKAENR, encoded by the coding sequence TTGAAACAAGAGACACGAAATTGGATCAATACGATTATCGGCTTGGTCGCCCTTATTGCGGCGGGCCTCTTCCTATACAGGCGATTTCGAACCATCGACCTGGCGGAGGTCACCGCATATCTCCGCTCCCTGGAGGGGATGCGGCTGGCGATCGTTGGTTTTTGGACGACGATCAGCTACCTGGTCCTCACCGGTTATGATTGGCTGGCCCTTCGTTTTCTAAAGAAGCGGATCTCGTACCCTCGGGTGGCGCTCGCCTCTTTTGTCGGATATTCCATCAGCAAGAATCTCGGAATCAGTTGGCTGACCGGCGGGTCGATGCGCTATCGATTTTATTCCCGCTGCGGAATGGATCTCAAAGATGTCACCAAACTGGTCCTATTCAACACCGTCACCTTTCTCCTCGGTTTTTTCTTTTGGGGCGGCTTTTCGTTCCTTTTTTACCCCTTGGAAGAAACGGTCGTCCCTTTTCTTCCAAGGTCGCTCTTCCCCGTGGTGGGGCTCTTGGTTTGGGCGATCCCCTTGGCCTACCTGGGGATCTGCAGCCGATCCGACAAGGAGATCGAATTCCGGGGGAAACGATGGTCTCTCCCCCCCTTCCGGATTGCGTTGTCGCAATTGGTTCTGGGGACGATCGATGTCTTTGCGACCCTCTGGATCCTCTATTTGATCCTTCCAGCGGGGGCGGTTTCGATCGGAACCTTCATCGCGGCCTATTTCATCGTGGAGGTGGTGGCGATTCTCACCCATGCCCCGGGGGGAATCGGGGTGTTTGAATCGAGCATGTTGGTGCTCCTCGAGGGCCGACTCTCCGAAGCGGCCCTCCTTTCCTCCCTTCTGCTCTATCGGGTAATTTACTTCCTCATCCCCATGGTGATCGGGATCGCGCTCCTCGCCATCGATGAGATCCGCTATCGCCCCCGATCACTCGACGCCATATTGCGTCAAAAAGCCGAAAATCGCTAA
- a CDS encoding phospholipase D-like domain-containing protein, with protein MIYQSHLTQHFYNSIKRILFLVLMLALVACGATPKRLGQEPFPLSHPAFFDTLEAYTGAPILSGHHVRVLLDGDETFAAMLKAIREAEKSITFVTYVYWKGEIADAFADALAERARNGVPVYLLLDSQGAKSMEEKNVAKMKEGGVHFAWFRPLKWYKPFQYNYRTHRKVLVIDGRIGFTGGIGIGDEWLGHAQDKDHWRDTCVVVEGPVVHYMQAAFAENWMEATRTMIVGDLYFPPLQEIGPVKAQGLRSSPMESSSEVYMLYLLTIASSERTLYITTAYFLPDGLLQDRLIEAVQRGVDVRVIVPGKYNDNYLLYQLARNGYGRLLKAGVKIYEYQPTFMHAKTMVADGVWGSIGSTNFDNRSFSLNDEFNLNFHSRAVARHLEEIFLEDLARSRPISYEEWRKRPYRERFVGWLGDWIKSLL; from the coding sequence ATGATCTACCAATCGCACCTCACCCAACATTTTTACAACAGCATCAAAAGGATTTTGTTTCTCGTTCTGATGCTGGCCCTCGTTGCCTGCGGCGCGACTCCCAAGCGACTGGGGCAAGAGCCCTTTCCCCTCTCCCACCCCGCTTTTTTCGATACCCTCGAGGCCTACACCGGCGCGCCGATTCTGTCGGGGCATCACGTTCGTGTCTTGCTCGACGGCGACGAGACCTTCGCCGCCATGTTGAAGGCGATCCGAGAGGCGGAGAAGAGCATCACCTTCGTCACCTACGTCTACTGGAAAGGGGAGATCGCCGACGCATTCGCCGACGCGCTCGCTGAACGCGCGCGAAACGGCGTGCCGGTTTACCTGCTCCTCGATTCCCAGGGGGCGAAGAGCATGGAGGAAAAGAACGTTGCGAAGATGAAGGAGGGGGGGGTCCATTTTGCCTGGTTCCGGCCGCTGAAGTGGTACAAACCTTTCCAGTACAACTACCGGACGCACCGGAAGGTTCTCGTCATCGATGGACGGATCGGCTTTACGGGGGGCATCGGGATCGGCGACGAATGGCTCGGCCATGCGCAGGACAAGGATCATTGGCGGGACACCTGCGTCGTCGTCGAGGGGCCGGTGGTTCACTACATGCAGGCGGCGTTCGCCGAAAACTGGATGGAGGCGACGCGGACCATGATTGTGGGAGACCTTTACTTTCCCCCCCTCCAAGAGATCGGTCCGGTCAAAGCGCAAGGACTTCGGAGCTCGCCGATGGAGTCGAGCTCCGAAGTCTACATGCTCTACCTCCTGACCATCGCCTCGTCGGAGCGGACCCTCTATATCACCACCGCCTACTTTCTTCCCGATGGTCTTCTTCAGGACCGGTTGATCGAGGCGGTCCAGCGGGGGGTCGATGTCCGGGTCATCGTTCCCGGAAAATATAACGATAACTACCTTCTCTACCAGTTGGCCCGAAACGGATACGGCAGGCTGTTGAAGGCGGGGGTGAAAATTTACGAGTACCAGCCGACCTTCATGCATGCGAAGACGATGGTGGCCGACGGCGTCTGGGGATCGATCGGCAGCACGAACTTCGACAACCGTTCGTTCAGCCTCAACGATGAGTTCAACCTGAACTTCCATAGCCGGGCGGTCGCTCGACACCTGGAAGAAATTTTTCTGGAGGATCTGGCGCGGTCGCGTCCGATCTCTTATGAGGAGTGGCGGAAGCGGCCCTATCGCGAGCGCTTCGTCGGCTGGCTGGGAGACTGGATCAAAAGCCTGTTGTGA
- a CDS encoding TfoX/Sxy family protein, with amino-acid sequence MKDESFREFVLDQLSPLEGIHCRPMFGGQGLYRDEHFFGILFKGRLYFKTDDASRSDYVEMEMKPFRPSAKQTLKTYYEVPVDVIEDPERLKGWAERAIACQAKMPRKRKR; translated from the coding sequence ATGAAAGACGAATCGTTCCGGGAGTTTGTTCTCGACCAACTGAGCCCGCTTGAAGGAATTCACTGCCGGCCGATGTTCGGCGGGCAGGGTCTCTACCGGGACGAGCACTTTTTCGGCATCCTTTTTAAAGGCCGGCTTTACTTCAAGACCGACGATGCCAGCCGTTCAGACTATGTCGAAATGGAGATGAAGCCGTTCCGCCCCAGCGCCAAGCAGACCCTGAAAACGTATTATGAGGTGCCGGTCGATGTGATCGAAGATCCGGAGCGGTTGAAGGGGTGGGCCGAAAGGGCGATTGCTTGCCAAGCGAAGATGCCGAGGAAACGGAAGCGCTGA
- a CDS encoding PAS domain S-box protein, protein MKPPLPQDEPKRLETLRQYQILDTPSENVFDDLTRLASDVCEAPIAVITFIDDHRQWFKSKIGVSPTETPRESAICAHAILQRQPLIVHDTASDPRFSDNPWVTSDPHVRFYAGAPLLTPEGHALGTVCVMDYAPRELRPKQIEGLQTIAHETMLLLDLRRQLSASSRMVTGLREAEEALRESEEKYRILFENNPHPMWVFDSETLAFLAVNESAIRHYGYSREEFLSMTIKDIRPPEDIPRLLEDFKKMSPGVARAGIWRHRKKDGTIIDVEITRDLILFMGKQAGLTLANDVTERKKAEEEHARLLYREREARAAAVQAQWRFTFLAEASEILSASLDYETTLESVARLAIPFLADGCVVDIVEEDQSIRRVAAVATDPVKEALGLELMRRYPPERGGAHPLRQVLTSGKPMILSDIPDALLETIARDPEHLKLAKALGIKSAMSVPLSARGKTLGALSFVTMESGRHFGEDDLSLAEDLARRVAVAVDNACLYRGAQREIEERKEAEAALRESQRALTTLMSNLPGLAYRCRNDPDWTTEFVSEGCLAITGYAPDDFIGNKTLSYGSLIHPEDRERVWEETQAALREKRPYELVYRIFTASKREKWVWEHGRGVYSQGGELLALEGFTTEITEWKRAEEALASEKERLAVTLGSIGDGVITTDMEERVVLMNKVAEGLTGWTQQEAVGRPLQEIFHMIDGKTGRPLESPAVQVLQTGATVELADHTILVSREETERSIAHSGAPIRDKAGHIIGVVLVFRDTTQQQKMEEDLLRTSKLEAVGLLAGGIAHDFNNILTAILGNLSLVKMSIGLTDPLHRRVSDAETASLRARDLAQQLLTFAKGGTPIKKTVSMKELLKDSIEFVLHGSNVGVEFVISDDLWPVEIDEGQISQVLHNLVINAQQAMPQGGIIKVRAENDLVKEGDKRIFLKPGRYVRISIQDFGIGIPKEHLPKIFDPYFTTKQKGSGLGLPTSYSIVKKHDGYMMADSELGKGSIFSIYLAASSRDVEAERRSEAPLRGKGKILIMDDEQAVREVAGELLGFLGYRVGYAEDGAEAIARYREASASGEPFDLVIMDLTVPGKMGGKEAIQRLLEIDPHVRAIVSSGYSNDPIMGDYARYGFKGVIAKPYQLEQLSKTVHDVITGMPG, encoded by the coding sequence ATGAAACCCCCCCTTCCCCAGGATGAACCAAAGCGGCTGGAAACGCTTCGGCAGTATCAGATCCTCGATACCCCATCGGAAAATGTGTTTGACGATCTGACACGGTTGGCCTCCGACGTTTGTGAAGCGCCGATCGCGGTGATCACCTTTATCGATGATCATCGTCAGTGGTTCAAATCAAAAATAGGTGTGAGCCCGACTGAGACCCCCCGGGAGAGCGCCATTTGCGCCCACGCGATCCTGCAGCGCCAGCCGTTGATTGTTCACGATACCGCTTCCGACCCCCGGTTTTCGGACAACCCCTGGGTGACCTCCGACCCCCACGTCCGATTCTACGCAGGCGCCCCGCTGCTGACCCCCGAAGGGCATGCCCTCGGAACCGTCTGCGTCATGGATTACGCTCCTCGAGAACTGCGCCCCAAGCAGATCGAAGGGCTCCAAACGATTGCGCACGAGACGATGTTGCTGCTGGATCTTCGCCGTCAGCTTTCGGCGTCGTCGCGCATGGTGACCGGCCTCCGGGAGGCGGAGGAGGCGCTGCGGGAATCGGAGGAAAAGTATCGGATCCTCTTCGAGAACAATCCGCATCCGATGTGGGTGTTCGATTCGGAGACGCTCGCTTTTCTGGCGGTCAACGAGTCGGCCATCCGGCACTACGGCTACAGCCGCGAAGAGTTCCTCTCCATGACCATCAAAGACATCCGCCCGCCGGAAGACATTCCCCGCTTGCTGGAAGATTTTAAGAAGATGTCCCCCGGAGTCGCTCGGGCCGGCATCTGGCGGCACCGAAAGAAGGATGGAACGATCATCGACGTGGAGATTACCCGCGATCTGATCCTTTTTATGGGGAAGCAGGCGGGGCTTACCTTGGCAAACGACGTGACCGAAAGAAAGAAGGCGGAGGAGGAGCACGCGCGCCTTCTTTATCGCGAGCGGGAAGCGCGCGCGGCGGCGGTGCAGGCGCAGTGGCGCTTTACTTTTCTGGCGGAAGCGAGTGAGATCCTCTCCGCTTCGCTTGATTACGAAACCACCTTGGAGAGCGTGGCGCGTTTGGCGATCCCCTTTCTGGCCGACGGTTGCGTCGTTGATATCGTTGAAGAAGATCAATCGATCCGCCGGGTGGCGGCGGTCGCCACCGATCCGGTCAAAGAGGCGCTCGGATTGGAACTGATGCGGCGCTACCCTCCCGAACGGGGAGGCGCCCACCCGCTTCGGCAGGTGCTGACCTCGGGAAAGCCGATGATCCTCTCCGATATTCCCGACGCGTTGTTGGAGACCATCGCGCGCGATCCCGAACATCTGAAGCTCGCCAAAGCGCTGGGGATCAAATCGGCGATGAGCGTCCCCCTCTCGGCTCGGGGGAAAACGTTGGGGGCGCTTTCTTTTGTCACAATGGAATCGGGCCGCCATTTCGGAGAGGACGATCTCTCCCTGGCGGAAGACCTCGCGCGCCGCGTCGCCGTGGCGGTCGATAATGCGTGTCTTTACCGGGGGGCCCAAAGAGAAATCGAGGAGCGAAAAGAGGCCGAAGCGGCGCTACGCGAGAGCCAGCGGGCGCTGACGACCTTGATGAGCAATCTCCCCGGTTTGGCCTACCGGTGCCGGAACGATCCGGACTGGACGACCGAGTTCGTCAGCGAGGGATGCCTGGCCATCACCGGTTATGCTCCGGATGACTTTATCGGCAATAAAACCCTCTCCTATGGGAGCTTAATCCACCCCGAAGATCGGGAACGGGTCTGGGAAGAGACCCAAGCCGCCCTTCGCGAGAAGAGACCGTACGAATTGGTCTACCGGATTTTTACCGCATCGAAGCGGGAGAAGTGGGTTTGGGAGCATGGGCGCGGGGTGTATTCCCAGGGGGGCGAATTGCTGGCGCTGGAGGGTTTTACCACCGAGATTACCGAGTGGAAGCGCGCGGAGGAGGCGCTGGCGTCGGAGAAAGAGCGCCTTGCGGTGACATTGGGGTCGATCGGCGATGGGGTGATCACCACCGACATGGAGGAGAGGGTTGTCCTGATGAACAAAGTGGCCGAGGGCCTCACCGGCTGGACCCAACAAGAGGCCGTCGGCCGCCCCCTTCAGGAAATCTTTCATATGATCGACGGGAAAACCGGCCGGCCTCTGGAGAGTCCCGCCGTCCAGGTTCTGCAAACCGGCGCGACCGTCGAATTGGCCGATCATACGATTCTGGTCTCTCGAGAAGAAACAGAGCGGAGCATTGCCCACAGCGGCGCCCCTATTCGAGACAAAGCAGGACATATCATAGGCGTGGTCTTGGTGTTCCGAGACACCACCCAGCAGCAAAAAATGGAGGAAGATCTTCTTCGAACGAGCAAGCTGGAAGCGGTCGGATTGCTTGCCGGCGGCATCGCACACGACTTCAACAATATCTTGACCGCCATTCTGGGGAATCTCTCCCTAGTGAAGATGTCGATCGGTCTGACCGATCCCCTTCATCGGCGGGTCAGCGACGCGGAGACCGCTTCGCTTCGGGCAAGGGATCTGGCGCAGCAGCTCTTGACCTTCGCCAAAGGGGGGACGCCGATCAAGAAAACCGTCTCGATGAAGGAGCTGCTGAAGGATTCAATCGAGTTCGTTCTGCACGGATCGAATGTCGGGGTTGAATTCGTCATCTCGGACGATCTCTGGCCGGTCGAAATCGATGAGGGACAGATCAGTCAGGTCCTCCACAACCTGGTCATCAATGCCCAGCAGGCGATGCCCCAAGGAGGGATCATCAAAGTGCGGGCGGAGAACGATCTTGTCAAAGAAGGGGACAAGCGGATTTTCCTCAAACCGGGGAGATACGTTCGGATCTCGATTCAGGACTTTGGAATAGGCATTCCGAAGGAGCATCTCCCGAAGATCTTCGATCCTTACTTTACGACCAAACAGAAGGGAAGCGGACTGGGGCTGCCGACCTCCTATTCGATTGTCAAAAAACACGACGGCTACATGATGGCCGACTCCGAGCTGGGAAAGGGCTCGATCTTCTCCATTTACCTGGCGGCCTCTTCGCGCGACGTTGAGGCGGAGCGGCGATCCGAGGCGCCGCTTCGGGGCAAGGGTAAAATTTTGATCATGGATGACGAGCAGGCGGTCCGAGAAGTGGCAGGAGAGCTCTTAGGCTTTCTCGGCTACCGGGTCGGATACGCCGAAGATGGCGCCGAGGCGATCGCACGCTACCGGGAGGCGTCGGCCTCCGGAGAACCGTTTGACCTGGTCATCATGGACCTGACCGTGCCGGGGAAGATGGGGGGGAAAGAGGCGATCCAGCGCCTCCTTGAAATCGACCCGCATGTGAGGGCGATCGTCTCGAGCGGCTACTCCAACGATCCGATCATGGGTGATTATGCCCGGTACGGTTTCAAAGGGGTGATCGCCAAGCCTTACCAACTCGAGCAGCTGAGCAAAACCGTTCATGATGTCATCACGGGAATGCCGGGATAG